One part of the Arabidopsis thaliana chromosome 4, partial sequence genome encodes these proteins:
- a CDS encoding Carbohydrate-binding X8 domain superfamily protein (Carbohydrate-binding X8 domain superfamily protein; FUNCTIONS IN: molecular_function unknown; INVOLVED IN: biological_process unknown; LOCATED IN: endomembrane system; CONTAINS InterPro DOMAIN/s: X8 (InterPro:IPR012946); BEST Arabidopsis thaliana protein match is: Carbohydrate-binding X8 domain superfamily protein (TAIR:AT4G09467.1); Has 30201 Blast hits to 17322 proteins in 780 species: Archae - 12; Bacteria - 1396; Metazoa - 17338; Fungi - 3422; Plants - 5037; Viruses - 0; Other Eukaryotes - 2996 (source: NCBI BLink).) has translation MAKISSPLALLFIMLSSIMINHIHVASSKTWCIATLIATNAQLQANINFACSQGVDCRPIRPGGSCFIPNNLANHASFVMNSYYQTHGRTNQACSFKNTGTFAATDPSFGKCVYAS, from the coding sequence atggcCAAAATATCATCACCTTTGGCTCTCTTATTCATCATGTTATCTTCCATCATGATCAACCATATCCATGTGGCGAGTTCCAAAACATGGTGTATAGCAACTCTAATCGCAACGAATGCGCAGCTGCAagcaaatattaattttgcaTGTAGTCAAGGAGTTGATTGTAGGCCAATCCGACCTGGTGGATCTTGTTTTATCCCTAATAATCTTGCAAATCATGCATCGTTTGTGATGAACTCTTATTATCAGACCCATGGTCGTACCAATCAGGCATGTAGTTTCAAAAATACCGGCACATTTGCTGCTACCGATCCTAGTTTTGGTAAATGTGTGTATGCGTcttag
- a CDS encoding Carbohydrate-binding X8 domain superfamily protein (Carbohydrate-binding X8 domain superfamily protein; FUNCTIONS IN: molecular_function unknown; INVOLVED IN: biological_process unknown; LOCATED IN: endomembrane system; CONTAINS InterPro DOMAIN/s: X8 (InterPro:IPR012946); BEST Arabidopsis thaliana protein match is: Carbohydrate-binding X8 domain superfamily protein (TAIR:AT4G09467.1); Has 1353 Blast hits to 1305 proteins in 35 species: Archae - 0; Bacteria - 0; Metazoa - 0; Fungi - 0; Plants - 1352; Viruses - 0; Other Eukaryotes - 1 (source: NCBI BLink).), which produces MAKISSPLALLFIMLSSIMINHIHVASSKTWCIATLIATNAQLQANINFACSQGVDCRPIRPGGSCFIPNNLANHASFVMNSYYQTHGRTNKACSFKNTGTFAATDPSFGKCVYAS; this is translated from the coding sequence atggcCAAAATATCATCACCTTTGGCTCTCTTATTCATCATGTTATCTTCCATCATGATCAATCATATCCATGTGGCGAGTTCCAAAACATGGTGTATAGCAACTCTAATCGCAACGAATGCGCAGCTGCAagcaaatattaattttgcaTGTAGTCAAGGAGTTGATTGTAGGCCAATCCGACCTGGTGGATCTTGTTTTATCCCTAATAATCTTGCAAATCATGCATCGTTTGTGATGAACTCTTATTATCAGACCCATGGTCGTACCAATAAGGCATGTAGTTTCAAAAATACCGGCACATTTGCTGCTACCGATCCTAGTTTTGGTAAATGTGTGTATGCGTcttag
- a CDS encoding Carbohydrate-binding X8 domain superfamily protein (Carbohydrate-binding X8 domain superfamily protein; FUNCTIONS IN: molecular_function unknown; INVOLVED IN: biological_process unknown; LOCATED IN: endomembrane system; CONTAINS InterPro DOMAIN/s: X8 (InterPro:IPR012946); BEST Arabidopsis thaliana protein match is: Carbohydrate-binding X8 domain superfamily protein (TAIR:AT4G09467.1); Has 30201 Blast hits to 17322 proteins in 780 species: Archae - 12; Bacteria - 1396; Metazoa - 17338; Fungi - 3422; Plants - 5037; Viruses - 0; Other Eukaryotes - 2996 (source: NCBI BLink).), producing MAKISSPLALLFIMLSSIMINHIHVASSKTWCIATLIATNAQLQANINFACSQGVDCRPIRPDGSCFIPNNLANHASFVMNSYYQTHGRTNQICSFKNTGTFAATNPSFGKCVYAS from the coding sequence atggcCAAAATATCATCACCTTTGGCTCTCTTATTCATCATGTTATCTTCCATCATGATCAACCATATCCATGTGGCGAGTTCCAAAACATGGTGTATAGCAACTCTAATCGCAACGAATGCGCAGCTGCAagcaaatattaattttgcaTGTAGTCAAGGAGTTGATTGTAGGCCAATCCGACCTGATGGATCTTGTTTTATCCCTAATAATCTTGCAAATCATGCATCGTTTGTGATGAACTCTTATTATCAGACCCATGGTCGTACCAATCAGATATGTAGTTTCAAAAATACCGGCACATTTGCTGCTACCAATCCTAGTTTTGGTAAATGTGTGTATGCGTCTtag
- a CDS encoding Polynucleotidyl transferase, ribonuclease H-like superfamily protein (Polynucleotidyl transferase, ribonuclease H-like superfamily protein; FUNCTIONS IN: ribonuclease H activity, nucleic acid binding; INVOLVED IN: biological_process unknown; LOCATED IN: endomembrane system; EXPRESSED IN: 21 plant structures; EXPRESSED DURING: 13 growth stages; CONTAINS InterPro DOMAIN/s: Polynucleotidyl transferase, ribonuclease H fold (InterPro:IPR012337), Ribonuclease H (InterPro:IPR002156); BEST Arabidopsis thaliana protein match is: Beta-galactosidase related protein (TAIR:AT2G06845.1); Has 198 Blast hits to 198 proteins in 14 species: Archae - 0; Bacteria - 9; Metazoa - 0; Fungi - 0; Plants - 187; Viruses - 0; Other Eukaryotes - 2 (source: NCBI BLink).), with protein MLAQLITIFFIKKFFKCLLQFNALRPDLDRVTIFTDAAWKHETKDVGFGWVIRNCPELTALHYQSAARNVRLPLMAEAIALFLALQYAQSIGITKLSMASDSQQLITAITSESPSTEFYGIIFDILNLSLGFADVSFSFVPRSENRVADELAKSSLISFSIVPGSTGLNL; from the exons ATGTTAGCACAACT CATcacaatcttcttcatcaaaaagTTTTTCAAGTGTCTCCTACAATTTAATG CCCTTCGTCCTGACCTCGATCGTGTGACAATCTTCACAGATGCCGCTTGGAAGCATGAGACTAAAGATGTGGGCTTTGGATGGGTAATCCGAAATTGCCCGGAACTGACAGCTCTCCACTACCAATCAGCAGCCCGGAATGTCAGATTGCCTCTCATGGCGGAAGCTATAGCGTTGTTCCTCGCTCTCCAATACGCCCAATCGATCGGTATCACCAAACTCTCAATGGCCTCAGATTCACAACAATTAATCACAGCCATCACCTCTGAGTCTCCTTCAACCGAGTTCTATGGGATCATCTTTGACATCCTCAATTTATCCCTAGGATTTGCAGATGTTAGCTTTTCCTTTGTTCCACGAAGTGAGAATCGTGTAGCAGATGAACTAGCAAAATCAAGTcttatctctttttctattgtaCCCGGATCAACCGGTTTAAACCTTTGA
- a CDS encoding UDP-Glycosyltransferase superfamily protein (UDP-Glycosyltransferase superfamily protein; FUNCTIONS IN: transferase activity, transferring glycosyl groups; INVOLVED IN: metabolic process; LOCATED IN: endomembrane system; EXPRESSED IN: 18 plant structures; EXPRESSED DURING: 10 growth stages; CONTAINS InterPro DOMAIN/s: UDP-glucuronosyl/UDP-glucosyltransferase (InterPro:IPR002213); BEST Arabidopsis thaliana protein match is: UDP-Glycosyltransferase superfamily protein (TAIR:AT2G22930.1); Has 4957 Blast hits to 4894 proteins in 218 species: Archae - 0; Bacteria - 14; Metazoa - 387; Fungi - 12; Plants - 4528; Viruses - 0; Other Eukaryotes - 16 (source: NCBI BLink).), giving the protein MEPKFHAFMFPWFAFGHMIPFLHLANKLAEKGHRVTFLLPKKAQKQLEHHNLFPDSIVFHPLTVPPVNGLPAGAETTSDIPISLDNLLSKALDLTRDQVEAAVRALRPDLIFFDFAQWIPDMAKEHMIKSVSYIIVSATTIAHTHVPGGKLGVRPPGYPSSKVMFRENDVHALATLSIFYKRLYHQITTGLKSCDVIALRTCKEVEDTSKPLEERWNHFLSGFAPKSVVFCSPGSQVILEKDQFQELCLGMELTGLPFLLAVKPPRGSSTVQEGLPEGFEERVKDRGVVWGGWVQQPLILAHPSIGCFVNHCGPGTIWESLVSDCQMVLIPFLSDQVLFTRLMTEEFEVSVEVPREKTGWFSKESLSNAIKSVMDKDSDIGKLVRSNHTKLKEILVSPGLLTGYVDHFVEGLQENLI; this is encoded by the exons ATGGAGCCAAAGTTTCATGCTTTTATGTTTCCATGGTTTGCTTTTGGTCATATGATTCCATTTCTACATCTTGCAAACAAACTAGCTGAAAAAGGTCACCGAGTTACTTTCTTGCTACCTAAGAAAGCACAAAAACAGTTGGAACATCACAACTTGTTCCCAGACAGTATTGTCTTTCACCCTCTCACAGTTCCTCCTGTCAATGGCCTCCCTGCTGGTGCCGAGACAACCTCGGATATCCCCATCTCGTTGGACAACCTCTTGTCCAAAGCCTTGGATCTCACTCGCGATCAGGTTGAAGCTGCGGTTCGTGCTTTGAGACCTGACTTGATCTTTTTCGATTTTGCTCAATGGATTCCAGATATGGCTAAAGAACATATGATCAAGAGTGTGAGTTACATCATTGTATCTGCGACAACAATAGCTCATACACATGTCCCTGGAGGTAAATTAGGTGTTCGCCCACCGGGTTATCCGTCATCAAAGGTGATGTTCCGTGAAAACGATGTTCATGCCTTAGCAACCTTATCGATATTTTACAAGAGACTGTATCATCAGATCACTACAGGTCTTAAGAGCTGTGATGTCATTGCATTGAGGACTTGCAAAGAAGTCGAAG ACACAAGTAAACCACTAGAAGAACGCTGGAATCATTTTCTAAGCGGGTTCGCGCCGAAGTCAGTAGTGTTTTGTTCACCTGGCAGCCAAGTAATTCTTGAGAAAGATCAATTCCAAGAACTCTGTTTAGGGATGGAGCTAACAGGTTTACCATTTCTTTTAGCGGTAAAGCCACCAAGAGGATCATCAACGGTCCAAGAAGGGTTACCAGAAGGGTTCGAGGAGCGGGTGAAAGATCGTGGTGTTGTTTGGGGAGGATGGGTGCAACAACCTTTGATATTGGCTCATCCATCAATAGGTTGCTTTGTGAACCATTGTGGTCCCGGAACAATATGGGAGTCTTTGGTGAGTGATTGCCAAATGGTTTTGATTCCATTTTTAAGTGATCAAGTTCTCTTCACAAGATTGATGACCGAGGAATTCGAGGTCTCTGTAGAAGTGCCGAGGGAAAAAACAGGATGGTTTTCAAAGGAGAGCTTGAGCAATGCTATCAAATCTGTGATGGATAAAGACAGTGACATTGGGAAGTTAGTGAGGAGTAACCACACCAAATTGAAGGAGATTTTAGTTAGTCCTGGATTATTGACTGGTTACGTTGATCACTTTGTAGAGGGATTGCAAgagaatttgatttga
- a CDS encoding UDP-Glycosyltransferase superfamily protein (UDP-Glycosyltransferase superfamily protein; FUNCTIONS IN: transferase activity, transferring glycosyl groups; INVOLVED IN: metabolic process; LOCATED IN: endomembrane system; EXPRESSED IN: 18 plant structures; EXPRESSED DURING: 10 growth stages; CONTAINS InterPro DOMAIN/s: UDP-glucuronosyl/UDP-glucosyltransferase (InterPro:IPR002213); BEST Arabidopsis thaliana protein match is: UDP-Glycosyltransferase superfamily protein (TAIR:AT2G22930.1); Has 35333 Blast hits to 34131 proteins in 2444 species: Archae - 798; Bacteria - 22429; Metazoa - 974; Fungi - 991; Plants - 531; Viruses - 0; Other Eukaryotes - 9610 (source: NCBI BLink).) — translation MEPKFHAFMFPWFAFGHMIPFLHLANKLAEKGHRVTFLLPKKAQKQLEHHNLFPDSIVFHPLTVPPVNGLPAGAETTSDIPISLDNLLSKALDLTRDQVEAAVRALRPDLIFFDFAQWIPDMAKEHMIKSVSYIIVSATTIAHTHVPGGKLGVRPPGYPSSKVMFRENDVHALATLSIFYKRLYHQITTGLKSCDVIALRTCKEVEGMFCDFISRQYHKKVLLTGPMFPEPDTSKPLEERWNHFLSGFAPKSVVFCSPGSQVILEKDQFQELCLGMELTGLPFLLAVKPPRGSSTVQEGLPEGFEERVKDRGVVWGGWVQQPLILAHPSIGCFVNHCGPGTIWESLVSDCQMVLIPFLSDQVLFTRLMTEEFEVSVEVPREKTGWFSKESLSNAIKSVMDKDSDIGKLVRSNHTKLKEILVSPGLLTGYVDHFVEGLQENLI, via the coding sequence ATGGAGCCAAAGTTTCATGCTTTTATGTTTCCATGGTTTGCTTTTGGTCATATGATTCCATTTCTACATCTTGCAAACAAACTAGCTGAAAAAGGTCACCGAGTTACTTTCTTGCTACCTAAGAAAGCACAAAAACAGTTGGAACATCACAACTTGTTCCCAGACAGTATTGTCTTTCACCCTCTCACAGTTCCTCCTGTCAATGGCCTCCCTGCTGGTGCCGAGACAACCTCGGATATCCCCATCTCGTTGGACAACCTCTTGTCCAAAGCCTTGGATCTCACTCGCGATCAGGTTGAAGCTGCGGTTCGTGCTTTGAGACCTGACTTGATCTTTTTCGATTTTGCTCAATGGATTCCAGATATGGCTAAAGAACATATGATCAAGAGTGTGAGTTACATCATTGTATCTGCGACAACAATAGCTCATACACATGTCCCTGGAGGTAAATTAGGTGTTCGCCCACCGGGTTATCCGTCATCAAAGGTGATGTTCCGTGAAAACGATGTTCATGCCTTAGCAACCTTATCGATATTTTACAAGAGACTGTATCATCAGATCACTACAGGTCTTAAGAGCTGTGATGTCATTGCATTGAGGACTTGCAAAGAAGTCGAAGGTATGTTCTGCGACTTTATATCGCGTCAATACCATAAGAAGGTTCTCTTGACTGGTCCAATGTTCCCTGAGCCAGACACAAGTAAACCACTAGAAGAACGCTGGAATCATTTTCTAAGCGGGTTCGCGCCGAAGTCAGTAGTGTTTTGTTCACCTGGCAGCCAAGTAATTCTTGAGAAAGATCAATTCCAAGAACTCTGTTTAGGGATGGAGCTAACAGGTTTACCATTTCTTTTAGCGGTAAAGCCACCAAGAGGATCATCAACGGTCCAAGAAGGGTTACCAGAAGGGTTCGAGGAGCGGGTGAAAGATCGTGGTGTTGTTTGGGGAGGATGGGTGCAACAACCTTTGATATTGGCTCATCCATCAATAGGTTGCTTTGTGAACCATTGTGGTCCCGGAACAATATGGGAGTCTTTGGTGAGTGATTGCCAAATGGTTTTGATTCCATTTTTAAGTGATCAAGTTCTCTTCACAAGATTGATGACCGAGGAATTCGAGGTCTCTGTAGAAGTGCCGAGGGAAAAAACAGGATGGTTTTCAAAGGAGAGCTTGAGCAATGCTATCAAATCTGTGATGGATAAAGACAGTGACATTGGGAAGTTAGTGAGGAGTAACCACACCAAATTGAAGGAGATTTTAGTTAGTCCTGGATTATTGACTGGTTACGTTGATCACTTTGTAGAGGGATTGCAAgagaatttgatttga